In Daucus carota subsp. sativus chromosome 4, DH1 v3.0, whole genome shotgun sequence, one DNA window encodes the following:
- the LOC108219334 gene encoding lipoyl synthase 2, mitochondrial, with protein MQSRISLLARTLKSKPNLPSLYLSTFTSSHSFSSSPSIESSKSQHQTLESLRHRLAAESPTLTDFIKLNSDEEYSVDVGTKKKPLPKPKWMKESIPGGEKYTHIKKKLRELKLHTVCEEAKCPNLGECWSGGETGTATATIMILGDTCTRGCRFCNVKTSRTPPPPDPNEPSNVAEAIASWGLDYVVITSVDRDDLPDQGSGHFAETVQKLKALKPNMLIEALVPDFRGDPICVEKVAKSGLEVLAHNIETVEELQSAVRDHRANFKQSIDVLMKAKEYAPAGTLTKTSVMLGCGETPEQVVRTMGKVREAGVDVITFGQYMRPSKRHMPVSEYITPEAFEKYRILGMEMGFRYVASGPMVRSSYKAGEYYIKSMIEADRAASSSSS; from the exons ATGCAATCTCGGATCAGCTTACTAGCACGAACCCTGAAATCAAAACCTAATTTAccatctctctatctctctacATTCACATCATCTCACTCGTTCTCCTCGTCTCCTTCAATTGAATCATCCAAATCGCAGCACCAAACCCTAGAATCTCTCCGCCACCGGCTCGCCGCGGAATCGCCGACGCTGACCGACTTCATCAAGCTCAATTCCGACGAGGAGTACTCGGTGGATGTCGGGACGAAGAAGAAGCCGCTGCCGAAGCCGAAATGGATGAAGGAATCTATCCCCGGAGGCGAGAAGTATACGCATATTAAGAAGAAGCTGAGGGAATTGAAGTTGCATACGGTTTGCGAGGAGGCTAAGTGCCCGAATTTGGGGGAGTGTTGGTCTGGTGGCGAAACTGGGACGGCTACTGCGACGATTATGATTCTCGGGGATACTTGTACTCGGGGATGCAG GTTCTGCAATGTGAAGACATCACGAACGCCACCACCTCCGGATCCAAATGAACCTTCGAATGTGGCCGAGGCAATTGCATCATGGGGTCTGGATTATGTGGTTATTACTAGTGTGGATCGTGACGATCTACCCGATCAAGGAAGTGGTCATTTTGCTGAGACAGTTCagaagttaaaggcattaaAACCCAACATGTTGATTGAAGCTTTGG TTCCTGATTTTCGTGGAGACCCAATCTGTGTAGAGAAAGTTGCAAAATCCGGATTAGAAGTCTTAGCTCATAATATTGAAACAGTTGAAGAGCTACAAAGTGCAGTCCGAGACCACCGTGCTAATTTTAAGCAATCTATTGATGTCCTAATGAAAGCCAAAGAATATGCTCCTGCTGGTACTCTGACTAAAACATCAGTGATGTTGGGATGTGGTGAAACACCAGAACAAGTAGTGAGAACCATGGGGAAGGTGAGGGAAGCAGGTGTTGATGTGATTACGTTCGGTCAGTACATGAGACCATCCAAGCGCCACATGCCTGTATCTGAATATATAACTCCCGAGGCTTTCGAGAAGTATCGGATTCTTGGCATGGAAATG GGATTCCGCTATGTGGCATCTGGACCAATGGTCAGGTCATCATACAAGGCTGGTGAATATTACATCAAGTCCATGATAGAAGCAGATCGagctgcatcatcatcatcatcatag